The genome window CTCTCTATATAAGACGAAGTTGATGCATTAACACTTCTCAGAAGTCTTTTACATATCTTGTTCTCTAAAGACTTACTTACATATctcaaaattctcaaatctTTTACTAAAGCTTTTTTCTTCCATAAACTAAATAACGTCCAAGGAAATGGAAATTAAGCTACTTGCACTAGTACTAATTACACTAAGTGTAGCATCATGGGATGCTGCAGAGGGAAGATCTCTTAGATCGTCTACGACACCTCTAAATCGTTATAGCTTTCCtcctgattttgattttggcgTTGCTTCTTCCGCTTATCAGGTTTGTTTGTAATGTACTGATCAATGAAATGTACTCATGCTTtcgatagtttttttttttttttttcgatagATTTAATTAGTTTGTTAAAGTAATTAATCAGGATATTTGAATATATGTGGAATGCAGTATGAAGGTGCagtagaagaaggaggaagGGCCCCGAGCATATGGGATCGTTTTACACATGAATTCCCAGGTTCaccttttttttcattcatccacacgttgttaatttttttgttataaagaaCTTATCTTTTCCAACGTTTCCAATATCTATAcgtaaaagttttatatattttttcagaaaGGACAAGCA of Camelina sativa cultivar DH55 unplaced genomic scaffold, Cs unpScaffold01716, whole genome shotgun sequence contains these proteins:
- the LOC104774161 gene encoding beta-glucosidase 32-like, whose product is MEIKLLALVLITLSVASWDAAEGRSLRSSTTPLNRYSFPPDFDFGVASSAYQYEGAVEEGGRAPSIWDRFTHEFPERTSMDNGDVAVDFYHRYKEDIKLMKEMNLDTFRFSLSWSRILPSK